The following proteins are encoded in a genomic region of Streptomyces sp. SLBN-31:
- the rplD gene encoding 50S ribosomal protein L4 — protein MSTVDILSPAGEKTGSVELPAEIFGVEKVSIPLIHQVVVAQNAAARQGTHKTKTRGEVRGGGKKPYRQKGTGRARQGSTRAPQFAGGGVVHGPVPRDYSQRTPKKMKAAALRHALTDRARHNRIHVVSGVIEGETPSTKAARTLFGKISERKNLLLVVERADEAAWLSARNLPQVHILEPGQLNTYDVIVSDDVVFTQAALESFVAGPKANDTEGSEA, from the coding sequence ATGAGCACTGTTGACATCCTTTCGCCTGCCGGCGAGAAGACCGGTAGCGTCGAGCTCCCCGCGGAGATCTTCGGCGTGGAGAAGGTCAGCATCCCGCTGATCCACCAGGTCGTCGTCGCGCAGAACGCCGCTGCCCGTCAGGGCACGCACAAGACCAAGACCCGTGGCGAGGTTCGCGGTGGCGGCAAGAAGCCGTACCGCCAGAAGGGCACCGGCCGCGCCCGTCAGGGCTCGACCCGCGCGCCCCAGTTCGCCGGTGGTGGCGTCGTGCACGGTCCCGTGCCGCGCGACTACTCGCAGCGGACCCCGAAGAAGATGAAGGCTGCCGCCCTGCGTCACGCCCTCACCGACCGGGCCCGCCACAACCGCATCCACGTCGTCTCCGGCGTGATCGAGGGCGAGACCCCCAGCACCAAGGCCGCTCGCACGCTGTTCGGCAAGATCTCGGAGCGCAAGAACCTGCTCCTGGTCGTCGAGCGCGCCGACGAGGCCGCGTGGCTGTCCGCCCGCAACCTGCCCCAGGTCCACATCCTGGAGCCGGGCCAGCTGAACACGTACGACGTGATCGTCTCGGACGACGTGGTCTTCACCCAGGCCGCTCTCGAGTCCTTCGTCGCCGGCCCGAAGGCCAACGACACCGAAGGGAGCGAGGCCTGA
- the rplW gene encoding 50S ribosomal protein L23, whose amino-acid sequence MATRHPSIASKAAKAAKAARVAKARRHATEGKNTVETPLSKSYTDPRDVLLKPVVSEKSYALLDENKYTFIVDPRANKTQIKEAVQAVFSVKVTGVNTINRIGKRKRTRTGFGQRAATKRAIVTLAEGDRIDIFGGPTA is encoded by the coding sequence ATGGCTACGCGTCACCCGAGCATTGCCTCCAAGGCTGCGAAGGCCGCCAAGGCCGCGCGCGTCGCCAAGGCGCGTCGCCACGCCACCGAGGGCAAGAACACGGTCGAGACCCCGCTCAGCAAGTCGTACACGGACCCCCGTGACGTGCTGCTGAAGCCGGTCGTCTCCGAGAAGAGCTACGCGCTCCTGGACGAGAACAAGTACACGTTCATCGTCGACCCGCGCGCCAACAAGACCCAGATCAAGGAGGCCGTCCAGGCGGTCTTCTCGGTCAAGGTCACCGGGGTCAACACGATCAACCGCATCGGCAAGCGCAAGCGGACCCGCACCGGCTTCGGCCAGCGTGCGGCGACCAAGCGCGCGATCGTGACCCTCGCCGAGGGCGACCGTATCGACATCTTCGGCGGTCCGACCGCGTAA
- the rplB gene encoding 50S ribosomal protein L2: MGIRKYKPTTPGRRGSSVADFVEVTRSTPEKSLVRPLHSKGGRNNAGRVTVRHQGGGHKRAYRVIDFRRHDKDGVPAKVAHIEYDPNRTARIALLHYADGEKRYILAPKGLTQGDRIENGPGADIKPGNNLALRNIPVGTTIHSVELRPGGGAKFARSAGASVQLLAKEGTMAHLRMPSGEIRLVDQRCRATVGEVGNAEQSNINWGKAGRKRWLGVRPTVRGVAMNPVDHPHGGGEGKTSGGRHPVSPWGQKEGRTRSPKKASNKYIVRRRKTNKKR; the protein is encoded by the coding sequence ATGGGAATCCGCAAGTACAAGCCGACTACGCCGGGCCGTCGTGGTTCCAGCGTCGCCGACTTCGTCGAGGTCACGCGGTCCACGCCGGAGAAGTCGCTGGTCCGCCCGCTGCACAGCAAGGGCGGCCGTAACAACGCCGGTCGTGTGACCGTTCGCCACCAGGGTGGCGGACACAAGCGCGCCTACCGAGTGATCGACTTCCGTCGTCACGACAAGGACGGCGTGCCGGCGAAGGTCGCGCACATCGAGTACGACCCCAACCGCACCGCGCGCATCGCGCTGCTCCACTACGCGGACGGCGAGAAGCGCTACATCCTGGCGCCGAAGGGCCTGACCCAGGGCGACCGGATCGAGAACGGCCCCGGTGCCGACATCAAGCCCGGCAACAACCTGGCGCTGCGCAACATCCCGGTCGGTACGACGATCCACTCCGTGGAGCTTCGTCCGGGCGGCGGCGCCAAGTTCGCCCGTTCCGCCGGTGCCTCCGTGCAGCTGCTCGCGAAGGAGGGCACGATGGCCCACCTCCGCATGCCCTCCGGTGAGATCCGCCTGGTCGACCAGCGCTGCCGCGCCACGGTCGGCGAGGTCGGCAACGCCGAGCAGAGCAACATCAACTGGGGCAAGGCCGGCCGCAAGCGCTGGCTGGGCGTCCGCCCGACCGTTCGCGGTGTGGCGATGAACCCGGTTGACCACCCCCACGGTGGTGGTGAGGGCAAGACCTCCGGTGGTCGCCACCCGGTCAGCCCCTGGGGTCAGAAGGAGGGTCGTACTCGTTCGCCGAAGAAGGCTTCGAACAAGTACATCGTCCGCCGCCGCAAGACGAACAAGAAGCGCTAG
- the rpsS gene encoding 30S ribosomal protein S19 — protein MPRSLKKGPFVDDHLIKKVDAQNEAGSKNVIKTWSRRSMIVPAMLGHTIAVHNGKTHIPVFVTESMVGHKLGEFSPTRTFRGHVKDDRKSKRR, from the coding sequence ATGCCGCGCAGTCTCAAGAAGGGGCCCTTCGTCGACGACCACCTGATCAAGAAGGTGGACGCCCAGAACGAAGCCGGTTCCAAGAACGTCATCAAGACCTGGTCCCGTCGCTCGATGATCGTCCCGGCCATGCTCGGCCACACGATCGCGGTGCACAACGGCAAGACCCACATCCCGGTGTTCGTCACCGAGTCGATGGTCGGCCACAAGCTCGGCGAGTTCTCGCCGACGCGCACCTTCCGGGGTCACGTCAAGGACGACCGGAAGTCGAAGCGCCGCTAG
- the rplV gene encoding 50S ribosomal protein L22: MEARAQARYIRVTPMKARRVVDLIRGMDATEAQAVLRFAPQAASVPVGKVLDSAIANAAHNYDHTDADSLFISEAYVDEGPTLKRFRPRAQGRAYRIRKRTSHITVVVSSKEGTR, encoded by the coding sequence ATGGAAGCCAGGGCCCAGGCGCGGTACATCCGCGTTACGCCCATGAAGGCCCGCCGAGTGGTGGACCTTATCCGTGGCATGGACGCCACGGAGGCTCAGGCGGTCCTGCGATTCGCTCCGCAGGCCGCCTCAGTGCCCGTCGGCAAGGTGCTGGACAGCGCCATCGCCAACGCCGCGCACAACTACGACCACACCGACGCCGACAGCCTCTTCATCTCCGAGGCGTACGTCGACGAGGGCCCGACCCTGAAGCGGTTCCGGCCGCGCGCCCAGGGCCGTGCCTACCGGATCCGCAAGCGGACCAGCCACATCACCGTGGTCGTCAGCAGCAAGGAAGGAACCCGGTAA
- the rpsC gene encoding 30S ribosomal protein S3, whose protein sequence is MGQKVNPHGFRLGVTTDFKSRWYADKLYKDYVKEDVAIRRMMTSGMERAGISKVEIERTRDRVRVDIHTARPGIVIGRRGAEADRIRGDLEKLTGKQVQLNILEVKNPETDAQLVAQAVAEQLSSRVSFRRAMRKSMQSAMKAGAKGIKIQCGGRLGGAEMSRSEFYREGRVPLHTLRANVDYGFFEAKTTFGRIGVKVWIYKGDVKNIAEVRAENAAARAGNRPARGGGADRPARGGRGGERRGRKPQQAAGAEAPKAEAPAAAPAESTGTEA, encoded by the coding sequence ATGGGCCAGAAGGTTAACCCGCATGGGTTCCGGCTCGGTGTCACCACGGACTTCAAGTCCCGGTGGTACGCCGACAAGCTGTACAAGGACTACGTCAAGGAAGACGTCGCCATCCGTCGGATGATGACGTCCGGCATGGAGCGCGCCGGTATCTCGAAGGTGGAGATCGAGCGCACCCGTGACCGTGTGCGTGTGGACATCCACACCGCTCGTCCGGGCATCGTCATCGGCCGCCGTGGCGCCGAGGCCGACCGCATCCGCGGTGACCTCGAGAAGCTCACGGGCAAGCAGGTCCAGCTGAACATCCTCGAGGTCAAGAACCCCGAGACCGACGCTCAGCTGGTCGCTCAGGCCGTCGCCGAGCAGCTCTCCTCCCGCGTCTCCTTCCGTCGCGCCATGCGTAAGAGCATGCAGTCGGCGATGAAGGCCGGCGCCAAGGGCATCAAGATCCAGTGCGGTGGCCGCCTCGGCGGCGCCGAGATGTCCCGCTCGGAGTTCTACCGCGAGGGCCGTGTGCCCCTGCACACGCTCCGTGCGAACGTGGACTACGGCTTCTTCGAGGCCAAGACGACCTTCGGCCGCATCGGTGTGAAGGTCTGGATCTACAAGGGCGACGTCAAGAACATCGCCGAGGTCCGCGCCGAGAACGCTGCCGCCCGTGCGGGTAACCGCCCGGCTCGCGGTGGCGGTGCCGACCGCCCGGCCCGTGGTGGCCGCGGTGGCGAGCGGCGCGGTCGCAAGCCGCAGCAGGCTGCCGGCGCCGAGGCCCCCAAGGCCGAGGCTCCCGCCGCCGCTCCGGCTGAGAGCACCGGAACGGAGGCCTGA
- the rplP gene encoding 50S ribosomal protein L16: protein MLIPRRVKHRKQHHPGRSGAAKGGTTVAFGEYGIQALTPAYVTNRQIEAARIAMTRHIKRGGKVWINIYPDRPLTKKPAETRMGSGKGSPEWWIANVKPGRVMFELSYPNEKIAREALTRAAHKLPMKCRIVKREAGEA from the coding sequence ATGCTGATCCCCCGTAGGGTCAAGCACCGCAAGCAGCACCACCCCGGACGCAGCGGCGCTGCCAAGGGTGGCACGACGGTTGCGTTCGGCGAGTACGGCATCCAGGCGCTCACCCCGGCGTATGTGACGAACCGTCAGATCGAGGCCGCTCGTATCGCCATGACGCGTCACATCAAGCGTGGTGGCAAGGTCTGGATCAACATCTACCCGGACCGTCCCCTCACCAAGAAGCCCGCGGAGACCCGCATGGGTTCCGGTAAGGGTTCGCCGGAGTGGTGGATCGCCAACGTCAAGCCCGGACGCGTGATGTTCGAGCTGTCGTACCCCAACGAGAAGATCGCCCGTGAGGCGCTGACCCGTGCGGCCCACAAGCTGCCGATGAAGTGCCGGATCGTCAAGCGCGAGGCAGGTGAAGCGTGA
- the rpmC gene encoding 50S ribosomal protein L29, which translates to MSAGTKASELRELGNEELLAKLREAKEELFNLRFQAATGQLENHGRLKAVRKDIARIYTLMRERELGIETVENA; encoded by the coding sequence ATGTCGGCCGGTACCAAGGCGTCCGAGCTGCGCGAGCTGGGCAACGAGGAGCTTCTGGCGAAGCTCCGCGAGGCCAAGGAAGAGCTGTTCAACCTCCGCTTCCAGGCGGCGACGGGCCAGCTCGAGAACCACGGCCGTCTGAAGGCGGTCCGCAAGGACATCGCGCGGATCTACACCCTGATGCGCGAGCGTGAGCTGGGCATCGAAACGGTGGAGAACGCATGA
- the rpsQ gene encoding 30S ribosomal protein S17 gives MSESNVTENAEARGFRKTREGLVVSDKMDKTVVVAVEDRVKHALYGKVIRRTNKLKAHDEQNAAGVGDRVLLAETRPLSATKRWRVVEILEKAK, from the coding sequence ATGAGCGAGAGCAACGTGACTGAGAACGCAGAGGCCCGCGGCTTCCGCAAGACCCGTGAGGGTCTCGTCGTCAGCGACAAGATGGACAAGACCGTCGTCGTCGCCGTCGAGGACCGCGTGAAGCACGCGCTGTACGGCAAGGTCATCCGCCGTACGAACAAGCTCAAGGCGCACGACGAGCAGAACGCCGCGGGTGTCGGCGACCGTGTCCTCCTCGCGGAGACCCGGCCGCTGTCCGCCACGAAGCGCTGGCGCGTCGTCGAGATCCTCGAGAAGGCCAAGTAG
- the rplN gene encoding 50S ribosomal protein L14 — protein sequence MIQQESRLRVADNTGAKEILCIRVLGGSGRRYAGIGDVIVATVKDAIPGGNVKKGDVVKAVIVRTVKERRRPDGSYIRFDENAAVILKNDGDPRGTRIFGPVGRELREKKFMKIISLAPEVL from the coding sequence GTGATCCAGCAGGAGTCGCGACTGCGTGTCGCCGACAACACTGGTGCGAAGGAGATCCTTTGCATCCGTGTGCTCGGTGGCTCCGGTCGCCGCTACGCGGGCATCGGTGACGTCATCGTCGCCACCGTCAAGGACGCGATCCCCGGTGGCAACGTGAAGAAGGGTGACGTCGTCAAGGCGGTCATCGTTCGCACCGTCAAGGAGCGCCGCCGTCCGGACGGCTCGTACATCCGCTTCGACGAGAACGCCGCCGTCATTCTGAAGAACGACGGCGACCCTCGCGGCACCCGCATCTTCGGCCCGGTCGGGCGTGAGCTGCGCGAGAAGAAGTTCATGAAGATCATCTCGCTGGCTCCGGAGGTGCTGTAA
- the rplX gene encoding 50S ribosomal protein L24 produces MKIKKGDLVQVITGKDKGKQGKVIAAFPREERVLVEGVNRVKKHTKAGPTASGSQAGGIVTTEAPIHVSNVQLVVEKDGNKVVTRVGYRFDDEGNKIRVAKRTGEDI; encoded by the coding sequence ATGAAGATCAAGAAGGGCGACCTGGTCCAGGTCATCACCGGCAAGGACAAGGGCAAGCAGGGCAAGGTCATTGCCGCTTTCCCGCGCGAGGAGCGCGTCCTGGTCGAGGGTGTCAACCGGGTCAAGAAGCACACCAAGGCCGGCCCGACCGCCAGCGGTTCGCAGGCCGGCGGCATCGTCACGACCGAGGCGCCGATCCACGTCTCCAACGTCCAGCTGGTCGTTGAGAAGGACGGCAACAAGGTCGTCACGCGTGTCGGTTACCGCTTCGACGACGAGGGCAACAAGATCCGCGTTGCCAAGCGGACGGGTGAGGACATCTGA
- the rplE gene encoding 50S ribosomal protein L5, whose translation MATTTTPRLKTKYREEIAGKLRDEFKYENVMQIPGLVKIVVNMGVGDAARDSKLIEGAIRDLTTITGQKPAVTKARKSIAQFKLREGQPIGAHVTLRGDRMWEFLDRTLSLALPRIRDFRGLSPKQFDGRGNYTFGLTEQVMFHEIDQDKIDRVRGMDITVVTTATNDAEGRALLRHLGFPFKEA comes from the coding sequence ATGGCTACCACCACCACTCCGCGTCTCAAGACGAAGTACCGCGAGGAGATCGCGGGCAAGCTGCGTGACGAGTTCAAGTACGAGAACGTCATGCAGATCCCCGGCCTCGTGAAGATCGTGGTCAACATGGGTGTCGGCGACGCCGCCCGTGACTCGAAGCTGATCGAGGGCGCGATCCGCGACCTGACCACCATCACCGGTCAGAAGCCGGCCGTCACCAAGGCCCGCAAGTCCATCGCGCAGTTCAAGCTGCGTGAGGGCCAGCCGATCGGTGCCCACGTCACGCTCCGTGGCGACCGCATGTGGGAGTTCCTGGACCGCACCCTGTCGCTGGCGCTCCCGCGCATCCGCGACTTCCGCGGCCTGTCCCCCAAGCAGTTCGACGGCCGTGGCAACTACACCTTCGGTCTCACGGAGCAGGTCATGTTCCACGAGATCGACCAGGACAAGATCGACCGCGTCCGGGGTATGGACATCACCGTGGTGACCACGGCGACCAACGACGCTGAGGGCCGTGCGCTCCTTCGTCACCTCGGCTTCCCCTTCAAGGAGGCGTGA
- a CDS encoding type Z 30S ribosomal protein S14 has protein sequence MAKKALIAKAARKPKFGVRGYTRCQRCGRPHSVYRKFGLCRVCLREMAHRGELPGVTKSSW, from the coding sequence ATGGCGAAGAAGGCTCTGATCGCGAAGGCTGCTCGCAAGCCCAAGTTCGGCGTGCGTGGCTACACGCGCTGCCAGCGCTGCGGCCGTCCCCACTCCGTGTACCGCAAGTTCGGCCTGTGCCGCGTGTGCCTTCGTGAGATGGCTCACCGTGGCGAGCTGCCGGGCGTGACCAAGAGCTCCTGGTAA
- the rpsH gene encoding 30S ribosomal protein S8 — MTMTDPIADMLTRLRNANSAYHDSVSMPHSKIKSHIAEILQQEGFITGWKVEDAEVGKNLVLELKFGPNRERSIAGIKRISKPGLRVYAKSTNLPKVLGGLGVAIISTSHGLLTDKQAGKKGVGGEVLAYVW; from the coding sequence ATGACCATGACTGATCCGATCGCAGACATGCTTACGCGTCTGCGGAATGCGAACTCGGCGTACCACGACTCGGTGTCGATGCCGCACTCCAAGATCAAGTCCCACATCGCGGAGATCCTCCAGCAGGAGGGCTTCATCACGGGCTGGAAGGTCGAGGACGCCGAGGTCGGCAAGAACCTCGTCCTCGAGCTGAAGTTCGGCCCGAACCGTGAGCGCTCCATCGCGGGCATCAAGCGGATCTCCAAGCCCGGTCTCCGGGTGTACGCGAAGTCCACCAACCTGCCGAAGGTGCTCGGCGGCCTCGGCGTGGCGATCATCTCCACGTCGCACGGGCTCCTCACCGACAAGCAGGCCGGCAAGAAGGGCGTGGGTGGGGAAGTCCTCGCCTACGTCTGGTAG
- the rplF gene encoding 50S ribosomal protein L6: MSRIGKLPITVPAGVDVTIDGQTVSVKGPKGTLTHTVVAPIEIAKGEDGVLNVTRPNDERQSKALHGLSRTLVANMITGVTQGYVKKLEISGVGYRVTAKGSNLEFALGYSHPITVEAPEGITFKVETPTRFQVEGIDKQKVGEVAANIRKLRKPDPYKAKGVKYEGEVIRRKVGKAGK, encoded by the coding sequence ATGTCGCGTATTGGCAAGCTCCCCATCACGGTTCCCGCCGGCGTGGACGTCACCATCGACGGCCAGACGGTCTCGGTCAAGGGCCCCAAGGGCACGCTGACCCACACCGTCGTGGCGCCGATCGAGATCGCCAAGGGTGAGGACGGCGTTCTGAACGTCACCCGCCCCAACGACGAGCGTCAGAGCAAGGCCCTGCACGGCCTGTCCCGCACGCTGGTGGCGAACATGATCACCGGCGTGACCCAGGGTTACGTGAAGAAGCTCGAGATCAGCGGTGTCGGTTACCGCGTGACCGCCAAGGGTTCGAACCTCGAGTTCGCTCTCGGCTACAGCCACCCGATCACCGTCGAGGCGCCCGAGGGAATCACCTTCAAGGTGGAGACCCCGACCCGCTTCCAGGTCGAGGGCATCGACAAGCAGAAGGTCGGCGAGGTTGCGGCCAACATCCGCAAGCTGCGCAAGCCCGACCCGTACAAGGCCAAGGGCGTCAAGTACGAGGGCGAAGTCATCCGCCGCAAGGTCGGAAAGGCGGGTAAGTAA
- the rplR gene encoding 50S ribosomal protein L18, producing MAYGQKILKGDAYKRAAIKRRHIRIRKNLSGTAERPRLVVTRSNRHIVAQVIDDLKGHTLASASTLDSSIRGGEGDKSAQAKQVGALVAERAKAAGVEAVVFDRGGNQYAGRIAALADAAREAGLKF from the coding sequence ATGGCATACGGGCAGAAGATCCTCAAGGGCGACGCCTACAAGCGCGCCGCGATCAAGCGCCGTCACATCCGGATCCGCAAGAACCTTTCCGGTACGGCGGAGCGTCCCCGTCTGGTCGTGACCCGCTCCAACCGCCACATCGTGGCGCAGGTGATCGACGACCTGAAGGGCCACACCCTGGCTTCGGCGTCCACGCTGGACAGCTCGATCCGCGGTGGCGAGGGCGACAAGTCCGCGCAGGCCAAGCAGGTCGGCGCCCTGGTCGCCGAGCGGGCCAAGGCCGCCGGTGTCGAGGCCGTCGTGTTCGACCGTGGTGGCAACCAGTACGCCGGGCGCATCGCCGCCCTGGCGGACGCCGCCCGCGAGGCCGGGCTCAAGTTCTGA